The genomic stretch aataaaagAGTCATTGGAAATGGTTAAAAAGGTGTACAATATAGTAAACgaaaaaatagtaataagCTGTGTAGACAAGGAAGTGAAAAGAAACCTACTGTGGACagtgaaaaataaaatggtaCTGTTCTCATTGGGAGTAAAGATAATATTCCTGAAAATGGTTAACAATTACGCAAGAGCATGTAAAATAAGAGAAAGATTCTCAGAAACAGGAATAAACTACCTGATGGTGTTTGATAGAGGAATCAACGAAAGAATCAAGGACCCGAAGAAGGAAGGAAGAATAATCTACTTCAACAGCTTCATAGAAAACTACGAAAGCGCAACGGAAGAGTTAATCCAGAGAGTAATATCACAAATAAAAGAGAACGAACTgatgctgaagctgaaagaaaaaacacacaaaaacTTTGAAATGATGCACAGAGACTTGGAAGAACAAATAAAACCAATACTAGGACTGAGCGGAGCAGTAATGAAAAATGTAAGAATATGAAagagtttgaaaagtaaattggaagaaaaaggaaaaaaaacaaaaataacaataatgtaGTATACATAGTACACATTAGAGTAAAAACAAGTAGATAGTTAAGTAAGGAAAtggaaaaagtaaatattaataaaataagtgcataaaataaaggaatAATGAAAGAAGAAATGGGGAATCTGGAAAGTGAGAAGCTCAACAAGCGTAAAGGAAATCAGTAAGAAACAAGTTTGTAATAGTGTGTAAACGCTGAAATAATTTCAGACCACAATAAATGTGATgtataatacacactagGGAACATAGGTAGATAGAATAGTTGCATAAATGATcgattattatttgtagaATCGAAGGCCATCAAAGgccaataaaaaataaaataaagcaaGATAAACCGTTTAAAGTGAGCCAAGAGAGGACATGGTGGCAATTGGGGCCCAAAAAGAAGACagtgtgtgtgtaatgAGCTATAACATACAGTCGATACCAACAACAATAGTGCCCAGCACAAACCTGGGATCGAGAAAAAAAGTTCTGCCagaatatattaaaaagatAGTAGATAAGTACTCAGTGAAAATACTGATACTGCAGGAACTCTTTGATAAATCGCTGTACAGTGAAGTAAAAAAGGCACTGGAAGACGTACTTCCATACTCAACAGGAGTAATAGgagtgaagaaggagtacaCAAACTGGACGAGCTCCATGGACTGCTCACAAATGCCAATCAGACTGATGAACGGAGGAACGTGCATGTTCTCAAAGTACAAAATAGTGGAAAAGCACCAGATGGTCTTCAGAAACTCAAGAAACACATGCTCACTGGCAGCGAAAGGAGCGTGTCTGGCAGTGCTGAGCAAAGGAGATAAGCTGATCAACGTGATAGGAACGCACCTGCAGGCGTACGAAGGGCCGAGCATGGAAATCAGGAAGATGCAGTACCTGGAAATCCTTATCTGGCTGGAAAAACTGTTCAGCAAGAAGGTGGAGTCGCCGCACTACTACGCAGTGAGCAgagaaaacaaaatagtgTTGGCAGGAGACTTAAACACGTGCTGCGTTAACCACAAGCCGGACTTCGACATCATGCTCTCGCAGAGCAGAATGAGCAGCTTCGTGCGCTTCGAGCTGACGATGACGAAGGAGAACATGGACCCGACCTACTGCACGCACACCAACGACTACTGCAAACTCTGTAAGTTTACGCGCAAATGAAACTTTCAGCGAACTCGGAGGAAATCTCGCACATCTATGACTACATCTTCGTGGGACCTGAGGTGAAGGTGCTGCAGCCGCAGAGGAGCGTGCGCGACAGGCTGAAGACGCCGGTGCTCGTGA from Theileria orientalis strain Shintoku DNA, chromosome 1, complete genome encodes the following:
- a CDS encoding uncharacterized protein (endonuclease/exonuclease/phosphatase domain containing protein) — encoded protein: MSYNIQSIPTTIVPSTNLGSRKKVLPEYIKKIVDKYSVKILILQELFDKSLYSEVKKALEDVLPYSTGVIGVKKEYTNWTSSMDCSQMPIRLMNGGTCMFSKYKIVEKHQMVFRNSRNTCSLAAKGACLAVLSKGDKLINVIGTHLQAYEGPSMEIRKMQYLEILIWLEKLFSKKVESPHYYAVSRENKIVLAGDLNTCCVNHKPDFDIMLSQSRMSSFVRFELTMTKENMDPTYCTHTNDYCKLSNSEEISHIYDYIFVGPEVKVLQPQRSVRDRLKTPVLVRRFYLHCIGTAKRKVYNPSDHFPIYAVLDV